The following proteins come from a genomic window of Crassostrea angulata isolate pt1a10 chromosome 1, ASM2561291v2, whole genome shotgun sequence:
- the LOC128191032 gene encoding FMRFamide receptor-like, with product MENSTILSSPLVSLVVSNLSHSSPTPATRMDSMMDNPLELASDEQLRLTRLVVQKCLVPIITCAGVTGNVVSIAVLTHKSMKTSTNCYLTALAIFDILYLVTSLALSLKHYEDINEQKIYKYFYLYSRVLADIWSNVSVCLTVTFTLERYVGVCHPIKGRAVCTPKRARIITCCVVLFVLIATSPEFLEWEVFESKNDKNLTITEIITTEIGESRAYTVFYHWFIVAMFTFIPLAALLGFNIILIRSVCKANRIRRRMTYVAVNRPGEAHSGEHTRITCMLISVAFVFIICQLPTATMMCYITYLELSGTELTHTENNYRKIAGNVANILISLNAAVNFILYSVMSTKFRKVFQRLFCKHSRYTLGKSISEYSYSTGMSTVRRISSCRDAENRRIGLNSHSPEYLIRRLRPPATPHRSQESLTSRESFKRNSCYTKRSYTDTVL from the coding sequence atggAAAACAGTACCATTCTTTCATCGCCATTGGTCAGCTTGGTCGTCAGTAACCTCTCACATTCCTCTCCTACCCCAGCAACCCGGATGGACAGCATGATGGACAACCCTTTAGAATTAGCAAGTGACGAACAATTACGCTTAACCCGACTAGTGGTTCAAAAGTGTTTGGTGCCTATCATCACCTGCGCAGGCGTAACCGGAAATGTCGTCAGCATTGCAGTTTTGACTCACAAAAGCATGAAGACGTCAACCAATTGCTACTTGACTGCTTTGGCTATTTTTGACATTCTTTATCTAGTAACAAGTCTGGCACTGAGTTTGAAACATTATGAAGACATTAACGAGCAGAAAATATAcaagtatttttatctttattctcGTGTGTTGGCCGACATTTGGTCGAACGTATCTGTGTGCTTGACGGTGACGTTTACTTTAGAACGGTACGTAGGAGTCTGTCACCCAATCAAAGGCCGCGCGGTCTGTACTCCCAAAAGAGCCCGGATTATAACGTGTTGTGTCGTTTTATTCGTATTGATCGCAACATCACCAGAATTCTTAGAGTGGGAAGTTTTTGAATCAAAAAACGATAAAAACCTAACAATTACCGAAATTATAACCACAGAAATTGGAGAAAGCAGAGCCTACACGGTGTTTTATCATTGGTTTATAGttgcaatgtttacatttattcCGCTAGCGGCATTATTGGGCTTCAACATTATTCTTATTCGTTCAGTGTGTAAAGCTAACCGTATACGAAGGCGAATGACGTACGTCGCCGTGAACCGGCCTGGGGAGGCACATTCAGGAGAACATACAAGAATCACGTGTATGTTGATCAGCGTCGCCTTTGTGTTTATCATTTGTCAGCTTCCTACAGCAACAATGATGTGCTATATTACTTACTTAGAACTTTCCGGGACGGAATTAACTCATACTGAAAACAATTACCGCAAAATTGCAGGAAACGTTGCAAACATTCTCATATCACTAAACGCTGCAGTGAACTTTATTCTATACTCTGTAATGAGTACGAAATTCAGAAAGGTTTTCCAGCGATTGTTTTGCAAACACTCCAGGTACACCCTAGGAAAGAGCATATCGGAATATTCCTATTCTACGGGGATGTCCACGGTCCGGCGAATTTCATCTTGTCGTGACGCGGAAAACAGGCGAATCGGCTTGAATTCCCACTCGCCCGAATACCTAATCAGACGCCTCCGACCCCCTGCAACTCCGCATCGTTCCCAAGAATCCCTTACTTCTAGAGAATCTTTCAAGCGGAATAGCTGCTACACAAAACGCTCGTACACAGATACTGTTTTGTGA